A genomic stretch from Roseofilum reptotaenium CS-1145 includes:
- a CDS encoding type II toxin-antitoxin system HicA family toxin → MPRKIREYKAELIALGFVQRRGKGSHQNWKHPQLQLLITIAFRDGQDTPLYLEKLLKKAIQQLEAIEREETEE, encoded by the coding sequence ATGCCGAGAAAAATCCGAGAGTATAAGGCTGAGTTAATTGCATTAGGATTTGTGCAACGCCGTGGGAAGGGAAGCCATCAAAACTGGAAACATCCACAACTACAACTATTAATTACTATTGCTTTTAGAGATGGTCAAGATACACCATTGTATCTAGAAAAACTTTTAAAGAAAGCAATTCAACAATTAGAAGCGATAGAAAGGGAGGAAACAGAAGAATGA
- a CDS encoding type II toxin-antitoxin system HicB family antitoxin: MNYRYSLLIQWSEEDKLYLVTLPEFAQLAMQPCSYGHSYEEAIANAQEAIAGYLEYCQEEGLTPPSPSSVAA; the protein is encoded by the coding sequence ATGAATTACCGGTATAGTTTGCTCATCCAATGGTCAGAAGAAGACAAACTCTATCTAGTAACTCTACCAGAGTTTGCTCAGTTAGCCATGCAACCTTGTTCTTATGGACATAGCTATGAAGAAGCGATCGCCAATGCTCAAGAAGCGATCGCGGGTTATCTTGAGTATTGCCAAGAAGAAGGTTTAACCCCTCCAAGTCCAAGTTCAGTTGCAGCTTAA
- a CDS encoding Uma2 family endonuclease, with protein sequence MATQTLVKPERVTQLHGVRWETYQALLVDLAESSNKKLAFDRGVLEIMAPLPEHEISKGFLGRLVCITTEILGLEVASLGSTTLSREDLQKGIEPDECFYIQNEALVRGKMSFDFTLDPVPDLAIEVDITSSSLHRLDIYKALGVTEVWRFDSEDLLIYGLQDGEYQVQDGSQILPILSKQIILDFLKRRCEMGENALLREFRQGLQDQIAKNMA encoded by the coding sequence ATGGCAACTCAAACATTAGTCAAGCCAGAACGTGTTACACAACTTCATGGAGTACGGTGGGAAACTTATCAGGCTTTATTGGTCGATTTAGCAGAATCTTCCAATAAAAAGTTAGCATTTGATCGGGGGGTATTAGAAATCATGGCTCCTTTACCAGAACATGAGATCAGTAAGGGCTTTTTAGGGCGTTTGGTCTGCATAACAACGGAAATTTTGGGTTTAGAGGTAGCCAGTCTGGGTTCGACTACATTAAGCCGTGAGGATTTGCAAAAGGGGATTGAGCCAGATGAGTGTTTTTATATTCAAAATGAGGCTCTAGTACGAGGTAAAATGTCCTTTGATTTTACCCTCGATCCAGTTCCTGACCTCGCAATTGAAGTGGATATTACCAGCAGTTCTTTACATCGGTTAGACATTTATAAGGCGTTGGGTGTAACTGAAGTGTGGCGCTTTGATAGCGAGGATTTATTGATTTATGGTCTCCAGGATGGGGAGTATCAAGTGCAGGATGGTTCTCAGATTTTACCAATTTTATCGAAGCAGATCATACTAGATTTTCTAAAGCGACGCTGTGAAATGGGGGAAAATGCTCTTCTGCGTGAGTTTCGGCAAGGGTTACAGGATCAAATTGCCAAGAATATGGCGTAA
- a CDS encoding GAF domain-containing protein produces the protein MTLPNTGSVLATLAQVNMMGALTARVKDLPVKEFICLLDFITAEFQQFLRAIELINNEALEAMLEQILDALTLKIGQILEADRTLIFLVNEDKGQLWSKINQPDAEKPIEIRFPLHVGMAGHVAITGECLNVEDAPTHPLFQPELDKQTNYQTKSLLCMPIVSSKGQVVAVVQLSNKAGGLPFSAEDQETFKDFSESIGIILETCQSFYMAARNQRGAEALLKATQTLGQSLDVELTLNSVMAQARDLMKADRSTLFLLSKENQELWTKIAKADGKTPLEIRIPTNKGIAGYVASTGELLNIPNAYEDPRFDPSTDRRSGYHTRNILCMPVFNSSKKLIGVTQLINKEQGSFTGSDEEFMQAFNIQAGMALENAQLFESVLLEKQYQKDILESLSDAVVSTDMQGQIVTLNEAALELLGCYWNSEETKTQIQVWESKLIGRKVWEVVPIENLKMRIEDSLKNGTKQYIPEQDLKVGIYPLHGDKRCFKLAIKDPTDPDWFIPWNDPNEVKISAKDVGAVDRSINLTVNPLTNPSGEVRGGLVVLEDISQEKRMKTTMYRYMNPDVVDQVMALDNDSLMIGERKDVTILFSDIRGYTTLTENLGAQEVVTLLNQYFETMVEAVFNCKGTLDKFIGDALMAVFGAPLPLQNHPWMAVKSALDMRRRLQIFNDSSFMENQPHIRIGIGISSGEVVSGNIGSRKRMDYTVIGDGVNLSARLEGVTKEYGCDIIISENTYKLCGDRLWVRELDKIRVKGKNEAVSIYQVIGDKEVALDSQQQEALELYHLGRSAYIHRDFSQAIQYFEQAQTLDPMDKAITIHVERSQVYLHNPPPDSWDGVHTMTTK, from the coding sequence ATGACCTTACCCAACACTGGCAGCGTTCTGGCGACTCTTGCCCAAGTGAACATGATGGGAGCCTTAACCGCGAGGGTGAAAGACCTCCCGGTTAAAGAGTTTATTTGTTTACTCGATTTTATCACGGCTGAATTTCAGCAGTTTTTAAGGGCGATCGAGCTAATCAACAATGAAGCTCTAGAAGCCATGTTGGAACAGATATTAGATGCCCTCACCCTCAAAATTGGGCAAATTTTGGAAGCCGATCGCACCCTGATTTTCTTGGTGAATGAAGATAAGGGGCAGTTATGGTCAAAAATCAATCAACCGGATGCCGAAAAGCCGATTGAAATTCGCTTTCCTCTCCATGTGGGTATGGCTGGTCATGTGGCCATCACTGGAGAATGCTTAAATGTTGAAGATGCCCCGACTCATCCCCTCTTTCAACCCGAACTTGATAAACAAACCAATTATCAAACCAAAAGCCTGCTCTGTATGCCCATTGTTAGCAGTAAAGGGCAAGTTGTGGCAGTGGTACAATTATCTAATAAAGCTGGGGGATTACCCTTTTCGGCTGAAGACCAAGAAACCTTTAAAGATTTTTCTGAATCCATTGGCATCATCTTAGAGACTTGTCAATCTTTTTATATGGCTGCTCGCAATCAACGGGGAGCTGAAGCCCTCTTAAAAGCAACCCAAACCCTCGGTCAGAGCTTGGATGTGGAATTGACCTTAAACTCCGTGATGGCACAAGCGCGAGATTTGATGAAGGCTGACCGCAGTACGTTATTTTTACTCAGCAAAGAAAACCAAGAACTTTGGACAAAAATTGCTAAGGCTGATGGCAAAACCCCATTAGAAATCCGTATTCCTACCAATAAAGGGATTGCCGGTTATGTGGCTTCGACTGGAGAATTACTGAATATTCCGAATGCCTATGAAGACCCCAGATTCGATCCGAGTACAGATCGGCGATCGGGTTATCATACGCGCAATATTTTATGTATGCCGGTGTTTAATTCATCTAAAAAACTCATTGGCGTAACTCAACTGATTAATAAAGAACAAGGGAGCTTTACCGGTTCTGATGAAGAGTTTATGCAAGCCTTTAATATTCAGGCAGGGATGGCTCTAGAGAATGCCCAATTGTTTGAAAGTGTTTTGTTAGAAAAACAATATCAAAAAGATATTTTAGAAAGTTTATCGGATGCCGTTGTGTCTACAGATATGCAGGGTCAAATTGTCACCCTTAATGAAGCCGCGCTAGAATTGTTGGGATGTTATTGGAATTCAGAAGAGACGAAAACTCAAATTCAGGTCTGGGAGTCTAAGTTAATTGGACGTAAGGTTTGGGAGGTTGTCCCTATTGAAAACCTAAAGATGCGAATAGAAGATAGTCTAAAAAATGGTACTAAGCAATATATTCCTGAGCAGGATTTAAAAGTTGGAATTTATCCTCTTCATGGGGATAAAAGATGTTTTAAGTTAGCGATTAAAGACCCAACCGACCCAGATTGGTTTATTCCTTGGAATGATCCCAATGAAGTCAAAATCTCTGCTAAAGATGTAGGAGCAGTCGATCGCAGTATTAATTTAACGGTTAATCCTCTGACCAATCCGAGCGGTGAAGTCAGAGGCGGATTAGTGGTGTTAGAAGATATTAGTCAAGAAAAACGCATGAAGACCACAATGTATCGCTATATGAATCCGGATGTGGTCGATCAAGTGATGGCATTGGATAATGATTCTCTGATGATTGGAGAGCGAAAAGATGTCACTATTCTGTTTTCGGATATTCGTGGCTATACAACACTGACGGAAAATTTAGGCGCTCAGGAAGTGGTAACATTACTCAATCAGTATTTTGAAACTATGGTTGAGGCAGTCTTTAATTGTAAAGGCACCTTAGATAAGTTTATTGGGGATGCTTTGATGGCAGTTTTTGGCGCACCTCTTCCCTTACAGAATCATCCCTGGATGGCGGTGAAATCGGCTTTAGATATGCGCCGAAGATTACAGATTTTTAATGACAGTAGCTTTATGGAGAATCAGCCCCATATTCGTATTGGGATTGGCATTAGTTCCGGAGAAGTGGTATCGGGAAATATTGGCTCTCGCAAACGTATGGATTATACGGTGATTGGAGATGGGGTGAATTTGAGCGCTCGCCTTGAAGGAGTGACTAAGGAATATGGCTGTGATATTATTATTAGTGAGAATACTTATAAGTTGTGCGGCGATCGCCTGTGGGTCAGAGAACTTGATAAAATTCGAGTCAAAGGTAAAAATGAAGCCGTCAGTATTTATCAAGTGATTGGCGATAAAGAAGTGGCTCTAGACTCCCAGCAGCAAGAGGCACTGGAGTTATACCATTTAGGACGCTCTGCATATATTCATCGGGACTTTAGCCAAGCCATTCAGTATTTTGAGCAAGCACAAACCCTCGATCCCATGGATAAAGCGATTACGATTCACGTAGAACGTTCTCAGGTTTATTTACACAATCCTCCCCCAGATTCCTGGGATGGGGTACATACGATGACGACAAAGTAA
- a CDS encoding response regulator has product MDSVEERIAVLLIDDQPIISEAIRRMVADQDDIGFFYCSDPTEAFDIAQQCQPTVILQDLVMPQIDSLLLVKFLRSHDSFTCHIPLIVLSSKEDPIIKAKAFELGANDYLVKLPDQREIIARIRYHSKAYLNFLKRQEAEQLFKAEIMRQAAYIEQVGKVTTAASEVEQDNFQPDGLMEVAQRSDELGQLARVFSQMVKTVKSREKELTEANQKLEELLTAFGRFVPHEYLRFLRKKSITELQLGDHVSKVMAVMFSDIRSFTTLSESMTAKENFSFINTYLQLVTPRIHVHHGLIVKFLGDGIMAVFPETANDALVAGVDVFKEEKEWNQERRKEGEKPIEIGIGLHVGHIMLGMVGEQNRMQGDAFSDSINLTARLEGLTKFYGVSLLISEEVFNHATNADEFQLRFLDRAIVKGRNEAIAVYEVLDAADDTMRELKLKTQPDFEQGLSLYQQKDQLEAARACFEKVIAVNPTDKTALLYLDRIAQLLLKGVPEDWSGVWSFTEK; this is encoded by the coding sequence ATGGATTCAGTAGAAGAAAGAATTGCCGTCTTACTGATTGACGATCAACCCATTATCAGTGAAGCCATTCGTCGCATGGTAGCCGATCAGGACGATATTGGCTTTTTTTATTGTAGCGATCCGACTGAAGCATTTGATATCGCCCAACAGTGCCAACCTACAGTAATCTTGCAAGACCTGGTAATGCCACAAATTGATAGCTTACTGTTGGTTAAATTTCTGCGGTCTCATGACTCTTTTACCTGTCATATTCCCTTGATTGTATTGTCAAGTAAGGAAGATCCGATCATCAAAGCCAAAGCCTTTGAACTTGGAGCAAATGACTACTTGGTAAAACTACCTGACCAGAGAGAAATTATTGCTCGCATTCGCTATCATTCCAAAGCTTACTTAAACTTCCTCAAACGACAGGAAGCAGAACAATTATTTAAAGCAGAAATTATGCGTCAAGCGGCCTATATTGAGCAGGTTGGTAAAGTCACCACAGCAGCGTCAGAAGTCGAACAGGATAACTTTCAGCCGGATGGTCTGATGGAAGTCGCTCAACGCAGTGATGAATTGGGGCAACTGGCGCGGGTGTTTAGTCAGATGGTGAAAACTGTGAAATCCCGTGAGAAAGAATTAACGGAAGCCAATCAAAAATTGGAAGAGTTACTAACGGCTTTTGGACGCTTTGTCCCTCATGAATACTTGCGTTTTTTACGCAAAAAAAGCATTACTGAATTGCAGTTAGGAGATCATGTTAGTAAGGTAATGGCAGTAATGTTTTCTGACATTCGCTCGTTTACAACCCTTTCAGAGTCGATGACAGCTAAAGAAAATTTTTCTTTTATTAATACTTATTTGCAACTTGTAACCCCTAGAATTCATGTCCATCATGGATTAATTGTCAAATTTCTCGGAGATGGAATTATGGCCGTTTTTCCAGAGACTGCAAATGATGCATTGGTTGCAGGAGTAGATGTATTTAAAGAGGAGAAGGAATGGAATCAGGAACGACGAAAAGAGGGAGAAAAACCGATTGAGATTGGTATTGGGCTTCATGTTGGTCATATTATGTTGGGGATGGTAGGGGAACAAAATCGGATGCAGGGGGATGCGTTTTCTGACAGTATCAATTTAACGGCACGGCTGGAAGGATTGACTAAGTTTTATGGCGTTTCACTGTTAATTTCGGAGGAAGTGTTCAACCATGCAACTAATGCGGATGAATTCCAGTTGCGCTTTTTAGACCGAGCTATTGTCAAGGGACGGAATGAGGCGATCGCCGTTTACGAGGTTTTGGATGCAGCCGATGATACCATGAGGGAGCTAAAGCTAAAAACCCAACCAGATTTTGAACAGGGCTTATCTTTATATCAGCAAAAAGACCAGCTCGAAGCCGCGAGAGCCTGTTTTGAAAAGGTTATTGCCGTCAATCCTACAGATAAAACAGCTCTGCTCTACTTAGACCGAATTGCTCAATTACTGCTCAAGGGTGTGCCAGAAGATTGGAGTGGAGTATGGAGTTTTACAGAAAAATAA
- a CDS encoding AAA family ATPase, protein MKLLSIKLCNFRQFYGQTPEVKFASGTQNITIIHGNNGSGKTTLLNAFTWVLYERFTAAFAAPQQLVNKRALSEAQEGKAVKCSVELQFEHDYQRYRVERLCRAYHRGKTVEYGQTECSMWISGDDGRWRLTDYPIDEVIGRILPRSLHQYFFFDGERIESWGREEKKGEIAEATKELLGIEVFDRALRHLKESQKSLEGELERIGDPQTKQFLKEKDDLQKQRQTISDRQAEITQELNSHAHIKEELNNELRNLSGAEELQKRRADLEKQQQELRERLKQLKSELKHTISGQAYTVFLPSAIEQFRALMEQLRHRGELPRGIKQQFVQDLLAQHQCICGTHLPEGSHAYALVAQWMNKAGVGDVEENALKLLGEVSELENKAESFWKTLNTLRNEMDQKRQDLSAIETQLDTVKSKLRSYPDLDIQSLQKRLDQTESRMSELERETGANEQKIKLLDADIAQKEKQIAKHQSNEKKQQLGQKRIQVAVEAINCIAEMKYRLDTEFRLELEGRVQDVFQQISFTPYSPQLSEKYELSLIDKTTLFEHPVAASTGENQILSLSFIGAIMDRVRQWSQEHMHLGPDSSTFPMVMDSPFGSLDEVYRRQVAKALPQLASQLVVLVTKTQWRGEVEEEMGDRIQQEYVLVYHSPKPDCEADALSRLGQHYPLVKPSDNEFEYTEIVALGAGNDG, encoded by the coding sequence ATGAAATTATTATCGATAAAACTGTGTAACTTCCGGCAATTTTATGGACAAACACCAGAAGTTAAGTTTGCCAGTGGCACTCAGAATATCACGATTATCCACGGGAATAATGGATCGGGGAAAACAACGCTATTAAATGCATTTACTTGGGTCTTATATGAACGGTTTACGGCGGCGTTTGCAGCTCCTCAACAGTTGGTCAATAAACGCGCACTTTCGGAAGCACAGGAAGGGAAAGCTGTTAAATGTTCTGTAGAATTGCAGTTTGAACACGATTATCAGCGCTATCGGGTTGAGCGGCTTTGTCGAGCTTACCATCGAGGAAAAACGGTAGAATATGGTCAGACTGAGTGTTCGATGTGGATATCAGGAGATGATGGACGATGGCGGTTAACAGACTATCCAATAGATGAGGTAATTGGACGAATTTTACCCAGGAGTTTACATCAATATTTCTTTTTTGATGGGGAACGGATTGAGTCTTGGGGACGAGAGGAAAAAAAGGGAGAAATTGCGGAAGCGACTAAGGAATTGTTAGGGATAGAAGTGTTCGATCGCGCCCTTCGACATTTGAAGGAATCTCAGAAAAGTTTGGAAGGGGAATTAGAGAGGATTGGCGATCCACAAACGAAGCAGTTTTTAAAAGAAAAAGATGACTTGCAAAAACAACGACAAACAATCAGCGATCGCCAAGCAGAAATCACCCAGGAATTGAACTCCCATGCTCACATTAAAGAGGAGTTAAATAACGAACTCCGAAACCTCAGTGGAGCAGAAGAACTACAAAAGCGCCGCGCAGATTTAGAAAAGCAACAACAAGAGTTAAGGGAGAGGTTAAAGCAGCTTAAGTCAGAGTTAAAGCATACTATTTCGGGTCAGGCATATACGGTTTTTTTACCTTCAGCAATTGAACAATTTAGAGCTTTAATGGAGCAGTTACGTCACCGAGGAGAGTTGCCTAGGGGCATTAAACAGCAGTTTGTCCAAGATCTACTGGCGCAACACCAATGTATTTGTGGAACACATTTGCCTGAAGGGAGTCACGCTTATGCCTTAGTCGCGCAGTGGATGAATAAGGCAGGAGTAGGGGATGTCGAGGAAAATGCCTTAAAGTTGTTGGGAGAGGTTTCAGAGCTGGAAAATAAGGCTGAGTCATTTTGGAAGACGCTCAACACGTTACGCAACGAAATGGATCAAAAACGTCAAGATTTGTCGGCAATTGAGACTCAGTTAGATACGGTTAAATCTAAGCTGAGAAGTTATCCAGATTTGGATATTCAAAGTTTGCAAAAGCGTTTAGATCAAACTGAATCACGGATGAGTGAGTTGGAGCGGGAAACGGGAGCCAATGAGCAGAAAATCAAACTATTAGATGCCGATATCGCCCAAAAAGAGAAGCAAATTGCTAAACATCAATCGAATGAGAAAAAACAGCAATTGGGGCAAAAGCGGATTCAGGTAGCCGTGGAAGCGATTAACTGTATTGCAGAAATGAAATATCGCTTAGATACGGAGTTTCGACTAGAGTTAGAAGGGCGAGTTCAGGATGTTTTTCAGCAGATTTCGTTTACCCCCTATTCTCCCCAACTGAGTGAAAAGTATGAGTTAAGCTTGATCGATAAAACCACGTTATTTGAACATCCTGTAGCCGCGTCCACGGGAGAAAATCAGATTTTGAGTTTATCTTTTATTGGCGCAATTATGGATCGGGTGAGGCAATGGAGCCAAGAGCATATGCATCTGGGGCCAGATAGTAGTACATTTCCGATGGTGATGGATTCTCCCTTTGGCAGTTTAGATGAAGTGTATCGTCGTCAAGTGGCGAAAGCGCTGCCTCAACTGGCTTCTCAGCTTGTGGTATTGGTGACGAAAACCCAGTGGAGAGGGGAAGTGGAGGAGGAAATGGGCGATCGCATTCAACAAGAGTATGTTTTAGTCTACCATTCCCCTAAACCGGATTGTGAAGCCGATGCCCTCTCTCGATTGGGTCAACACTATCCCCTGGTAAAACCTAGTGATAATGAATTCGAGTATACAGAGATTGTAGCGCTTGGCGCTGGTAATGATGGGTAA
- the adhE gene encoding bifunctional acetaldehyde-CoA/alcohol dehydrogenase, with protein MVSQTKITNLEELEALIARVKTAQVQYATYSQDQVNHIFKKAALAANAARIPLAKMAVEETGMGVAEDKVIKNHFASEFIYNKYKNEETCGVIEEDKSFGFQKIAEPVGILAGIVPTTNPTSTAIFKALISLKTRNGIIFSPHPRAKQCTIDAARIVLEAAIEAGAPEDIIGWIDEPTVPLSQALMQHPDIKLILATGGPGMVKAAYSSGNPSLGVGAGNTPALIDASAHIKMAVSSIILSKTFDNGMICASEQSVIVEDEVYDEVRQEFIARGAYFVTPEEREKLASKVLVNGRLNGEIVGQPVQKLAEMAGFSVPEQTRVILAEVDKIGPEEPFSYEKLSPILAMYRATDFEDAVDKARGLVAFAGRGHTAALYTATSNMEHIKRFEDRVEAARVLINTPSSQGAIGDIYNFRLDPSLTLGCGTWGGNSISENVEPKHLLNVKTVAERRENMLWFRIPPKVYFKYGSLPVAIRELAGKERAFIVTDKPLYDLGMTNSLEEALEEIGLKYDVFYDVEPDPSLDTVNRGLTLMKTFNPDVIIAIGGGSPMDAAKIMWLLYEHPEIEFEGLAMRFMDIRKRVYELPPLGEKAMLVAIPTTSGTGSEVTPFAVVTDRRNHIKYPLADYALTPNMAIVDPELVLNMPKSLTAFGGIDALTHAIEAYVSVLASEYTNGLALEAIRLIFKYLPDAYEKGANAPKAREKMHYASTMAGMAFANGFLGICHSIAHQLGGTFQIPHGLANALMISHVIRYNATDAPFKQATFSQYKYPNARWRYSRIADYLNLGGETEDEKVSLLIQAVEDLKRKVQIPSSIKEFIKEDEAAFFAQLDQVADQAFDDQCTGANPRYPLITDLKQLLIDAYHGNLDLSVNGSNGKALVAPVERLTEVTH; from the coding sequence ATGGTCAGTCAAACTAAGATTACTAACCTGGAAGAACTAGAAGCCCTAATTGCCCGCGTGAAAACCGCCCAAGTGCAATATGCCACCTATAGCCAAGACCAGGTGAATCACATTTTTAAGAAAGCGGCTTTAGCCGCTAATGCAGCTCGGATTCCCTTAGCAAAAATGGCTGTCGAAGAAACGGGAATGGGAGTAGCTGAAGATAAGGTGATTAAAAATCATTTTGCTTCAGAGTTTATTTACAATAAGTATAAGAATGAGGAGACTTGTGGGGTAATCGAAGAGGATAAATCCTTTGGGTTTCAGAAAATAGCCGAGCCAGTGGGTATCTTAGCGGGAATTGTACCCACAACTAACCCCACATCAACGGCAATTTTTAAGGCCCTGATTAGTTTGAAGACGCGCAATGGAATTATTTTTTCTCCCCATCCACGGGCGAAACAATGTACGATTGATGCAGCGAGAATTGTCCTAGAAGCGGCAATTGAAGCGGGTGCGCCCGAGGATATTATTGGCTGGATTGATGAGCCGACGGTTCCCTTATCCCAGGCTTTGATGCAACATCCTGATATTAAGCTAATTTTGGCAACCGGTGGACCGGGAATGGTGAAAGCCGCTTATTCTTCAGGTAATCCATCTTTGGGTGTGGGAGCTGGAAATACGCCGGCATTGATTGATGCTTCGGCTCATATCAAAATGGCAGTTTCTTCCATTATCTTGAGTAAGACGTTTGATAATGGCATGATTTGTGCCAGTGAACAATCCGTGATTGTCGAAGATGAAGTCTATGATGAAGTGCGGCAAGAGTTTATTGCCCGGGGCGCTTATTTTGTCACTCCAGAAGAACGGGAGAAATTAGCCAGTAAGGTATTGGTGAATGGTCGCTTGAATGGGGAAATTGTCGGTCAACCGGTGCAGAAATTGGCGGAAATGGCTGGTTTTTCGGTTCCGGAGCAAACGCGGGTGATTTTAGCGGAAGTGGATAAAATTGGCCCAGAGGAACCGTTTTCCTACGAAAAATTATCTCCCATTTTAGCGATGTATCGGGCGACAGATTTTGAGGATGCGGTGGATAAAGCTCGTGGCTTAGTTGCATTTGCCGGTCGGGGTCATACGGCTGCATTGTATACAGCGACCTCGAATATGGAGCATATTAAGCGGTTTGAAGACCGGGTGGAAGCTGCAAGAGTATTGATTAATACGCCGTCTTCTCAAGGGGCGATCGGAGATATTTACAATTTCCGGCTCGATCCATCTTTGACCCTGGGATGCGGAACTTGGGGCGGAAATTCGATTAGTGAGAATGTGGAACCCAAGCACCTGTTGAATGTTAAGACGGTGGCAGAGCGTCGGGAAAATATGCTCTGGTTCCGGATTCCGCCTAAAGTATACTTTAAGTATGGGTCGCTTCCGGTGGCGATTCGGGAATTGGCGGGCAAAGAACGAGCATTTATTGTTACTGATAAGCCTCTGTATGATTTGGGGATGACTAATTCTCTGGAGGAAGCGCTGGAAGAGATTGGTCTGAAGTATGATGTGTTCTATGATGTCGAACCCGATCCGTCTTTGGATACGGTGAATCGAGGATTGACCTTGATGAAAACCTTTAATCCAGATGTGATTATTGCTATTGGTGGGGGGTCTCCCATGGATGCAGCCAAGATTATGTGGTTGTTGTATGAGCATCCAGAGATTGAGTTTGAAGGGTTGGCAATGCGATTTATGGATATCCGCAAGCGGGTGTATGAGTTACCACCGTTGGGTGAGAAGGCGATGCTGGTGGCGATTCCGACGACTTCGGGAACGGGTTCGGAGGTGACTCCATTTGCAGTGGTGACCGATCGCCGCAATCATATTAAGTATCCTTTGGCTGATTATGCCTTAACGCCGAATATGGCGATCGTCGATCCTGAGTTAGTCTTGAATATGCCCAAGAGTTTAACTGCTTTTGGGGGGATTGATGCCTTAACTCATGCGATCGAAGCCTATGTTTCTGTGTTAGCGTCCGAATATACTAACGGATTAGCCTTAGAAGCAATTCGCCTCATTTTCAAATATCTACCGGATGCATACGAAAAAGGAGCCAATGCACCCAAAGCACGGGAAAAAATGCATTATGCTTCCACCATGGCGGGAATGGCCTTTGCCAATGGATTTTTGGGAATTTGTCACTCGATTGCCCACCAATTAGGAGGAACGTTCCAGATTCCCCATGGGTTAGCCAATGCCCTAATGATTTCCCACGTCATTCGTTACAATGCTACCGATGCGCCCTTTAAGCAAGCCACCTTTTCTCAGTATAAATATCCCAATGCTCGCTGGCGCTATTCTCGGATTGCTGATTATCTCAACTTAGGAGGAGAAACCGAAGACGAGAAGGTTTCCCTGTTAATTCAAGCCGTGGAAGATCTCAAGCGCAAGGTGCAAATTCCCTCTAGTATTAAGGAATTCATTAAAGAGGATGAAGCCGCATTTTTTGCCCAATTAGATCAGGTGGCAGATCAGGCTTTTGATGACCAATGTACAGGCGCAAATCCCCGTTATCCTTTGATTACGGACTTAAAGCAACTGTTAATTGATGCTTATCACGGGAATTTAGATCTAAGCGTGAATGGCTCTAATGGTAAGGCTTTGGTTGCACCTGTAGAGCGTTTAACGGAAGTTACTCATTAA